In Nematostella vectensis chromosome 2, jaNemVect1.1, whole genome shotgun sequence, one genomic interval encodes:
- the LOC5521666 gene encoding uncharacterized protein LOC5521666: MSGKVAMFLALFALCIGIYSVDAHALKPRSLHASCTIHWQFKLNCSHVNEAIVTEIKALSGDAGCKNGGEKCLYILVKSSPEEVKAIHETPKKHYKDDLTFTFTSSSDSACAVKGYSTSELWYAILDYGTNYCNLHNLITGSGLDKTEGYVEETSDSVCTQYSKRNCDKY, encoded by the exons atgtcagggaAAGTAGCTATGTTTCTTGCCCTGTTTGCGCTATGTATTGGCATCTACTCCGTTGATGCTCACGCTCTGAAACCAAGAAGTTTACACGCTTCGTGCACGATTCATTG GCAATTCAAGTTAAATTGTAGCCATGTAAATGAAGCTATTGTCACAGAAATCAAAGCTTTGAGTGGTGATGCTGGCTGCAAGAATGGAGGAGAAAAATGCTTGTATATT ctGGTGAAATCTTCTCCAGAAGAAGTAAAGGCAATTCATGAGAcgccaaaaaaacattacaaggATGATCTGACTTTCACTTTCACCAGTTCTTCTGATTCTGCATGTGCTGTCAAG GGCTACTCAACATCAGAATTGTGGTATGCAATTCTTGACTATGGAACCAACTACTGCAACCTTCATAATCTTATCACTG GTTCAGGACTGGACAAAACAGAAGGTTATGTGGAGGAAACTAGCGATAGTGTTTGCACTCAGTATTCTAAACGTAACTGTGACAAGTACTAA